One genomic segment of Fusobacterium nucleatum includes these proteins:
- a CDS encoding ABC transporter ATP-binding protein yields MVRDLSKDSELILEARNLTKQFKVSKNNTLTACDNINLSMYKGKTLGIVGESGCGKSTFLRMLMNLEKISSGEIFYKGRDISKFSKDEIWESRQHIQMVYQDPGASFNPRMKVVDVLTEPLINYGRLKKEDKEKKAIELLEMVDLPADFIHKYSHNMSGGQKQRIGIARALSLEPEVLVCDEATSALDVSIQKNIIELLVKLQKERDLCIVFICHDIALVQSFAHEIAIMYLGNVLEVLPGEKLKDNSYHPYTKALLSSLFSINMDFSEKIASIEGDVPSPINLPSGCVFQGRCKFVKDKCKGQKPTLENIGTKHEVACYFTKEINNL; encoded by the coding sequence ATGGTGAGAGATTTGTCTAAAGATAGTGAATTAATATTAGAAGCTAGAAACTTAACAAAACAATTTAAAGTTTCTAAAAATAATACTCTAACTGCCTGTGATAATATAAACTTATCTATGTATAAAGGGAAAACTTTGGGAATTGTTGGAGAGTCTGGTTGTGGAAAATCCACTTTTTTAAGAATGCTTATGAATTTAGAAAAAATCTCAAGTGGAGAAATTTTCTATAAGGGGAGAGATATTAGTAAGTTTTCTAAAGATGAAATTTGGGAAAGTAGACAACATATACAAATGGTATATCAAGACCCTGGGGCTTCTTTTAACCCTAGAATGAAAGTAGTAGATGTCTTAACTGAGCCACTTATTAACTATGGTAGGCTAAAAAAAGAAGATAAAGAGAAAAAAGCTATTGAACTTCTTGAAATGGTTGATCTACCAGCAGATTTTATTCATAAATATTCTCATAATATGAGTGGCGGACAAAAACAAAGAATTGGTATAGCAAGAGCTTTATCATTGGAACCAGAAGTTTTAGTCTGTGATGAAGCTACATCTGCTCTTGATGTTTCTATACAAAAAAATATAATTGAGCTTTTAGTGAAATTACAAAAAGAAAGAGATTTATGTATAGTTTTTATTTGTCATGATATTGCATTAGTTCAATCTTTTGCTCATGAAATTGCAATTATGTATTTAGGTAATGTTCTAGAAGTCTTACCTGGTGAAAAATTAAAAGATAATTCCTATCATCCATATACAAAAGCTCTTTTAAGTTCATTATTTTCTATCAATATGGATTTTTCTGAAAAGATAGCTAGTATTGAAGGAGATGTACCTAGTCCTATTAATTTACCTAGTGGTTGTGTATTTCAAGGACGCTGTAAATTTGTAAAAGATAAATGTAAGGGACAAAAACCTACTTTAGAAAATATTGGAACCAAGCATGAAGTTGCTTGTTATTTTACAAAAGAAATAAATAATTTATAA